A single region of the Dehalococcoides mccartyi genome encodes:
- the lexA gene encoding transcriptional repressor LexA: protein MTLKLTTRQRAMIDFIARFRRRYGYPPSIRDIVNGCNISSTSVVDYNLKILQKMGLIRRQAEISRGIELVGTEETEEGRISIPVIGQIAAGIPIPVPESDSFAVVTSDENIEVTEDLTRGRENIYALRVKGVSMIEDLINDGDLVIMQHTQTVDNGETAAVWLKDQKEVTLKKVYMEPGRVRLQPANRTMPPIYTQPDNVEIQGRVIAVIRQMD from the coding sequence TTGACTTTGAAACTGACCACCAGACAGCGGGCTATGATAGATTTTATTGCCCGTTTCCGCCGCCGTTACGGATATCCCCCCAGCATACGGGATATTGTAAACGGCTGTAATATCAGCTCTACCTCTGTGGTTGATTATAATCTGAAAATCCTGCAGAAAATGGGGCTTATCCGCCGTCAGGCTGAGATATCCCGCGGGATTGAGCTGGTGGGCACGGAAGAAACCGAAGAAGGGCGTATAAGCATACCGGTTATCGGCCAGATTGCCGCCGGCATCCCCATACCCGTTCCCGAATCAGACAGCTTTGCGGTAGTCACTTCTGACGAAAATATAGAGGTGACCGAAGACCTTACCCGCGGCCGGGAGAATATCTACGCTTTGCGGGTTAAGGGCGTCTCCATGATAGAAGATTTGATAAATGACGGAGACCTGGTAATAATGCAGCACACCCAAACAGTGGACAACGGCGAAACGGCTGCTGTCTGGCTGAAAGACCAGAAAGAAGTCACCCTGAAAAAGGTTTATATGGAACCGGGCAGGGTGCGCCTGCAACCGGCCAACCGCACTATGCCGCCCATATATACCCAGCCGGATAATGTTGAAATACAGGGGCGGGTTATAGCTGTAATCCGCCAGATGGATTAG
- a CDS encoding zinc metallopeptidase — MFLYLLFMLPPLALMLYAQWRVSSSFKKYSKVGNLAGLSGLQAARRLLDEHGLGNVQVELTKGKLSDHYDPRAKVLRLSPEVANTASVASIGIVAHEVGHAVQDREFYAPLKVRNSLFPVASFGSQFGFILVLVGLFLYGFSLSFGLPVAWAGVALFAVAVIFSLITLPVEFNASSRAMAMLSGGSLVSVRESAGVKAVLGAAALTYVAALLQAVGQLLYFVLMLVGFGRRD, encoded by the coding sequence ATGTTTTTGTATCTGCTGTTTATGCTGCCTCCCCTGGCGCTGATGCTGTATGCCCAGTGGCGGGTAAGCAGTTCTTTTAAAAAATATTCCAAAGTGGGCAATCTGGCCGGTCTCAGCGGTCTTCAGGCGGCCAGACGGCTGCTGGACGAACACGGGCTGGGAAATGTTCAGGTGGAGCTTACCAAGGGCAAGCTTTCAGACCACTATGACCCCAGAGCCAAGGTACTCAGGCTGTCTCCCGAAGTAGCTAATACCGCTTCGGTGGCTTCTATAGGTATTGTTGCCCATGAAGTAGGCCATGCCGTTCAGGACAGGGAGTTTTACGCCCCCCTGAAAGTCCGTAATTCCCTTTTCCCGGTGGCCAGTTTCGGCAGTCAGTTCGGTTTCATTCTGGTACTGGTGGGTTTGTTCCTGTATGGCTTCTCTTTGTCCTTCGGGCTTCCGGTTGCCTGGGCGGGGGTTGCTTTATTTGCGGTGGCGGTAATATTTTCGCTCATTACCCTGCCGGTGGAGTTTAACGCTTCCAGCAGGGCCATGGCTATGCTTAGCGGCGGCTCACTGGTTTCGGTCAGAGAGTCAGCTGGGGTCAAAGCAGTATTGGGTGCGGCAGCCCTTACTTACGTGGCGGCTTTGCTTCAGGCGGTAGGCCAGCTGCTTTATTTTGTGCTTATGCTGGTAGGGTTCGGGCGGAGAGACTAA
- the dnaA gene encoding chromosomal replication initiator protein DnaA — protein sequence MSIRPAQELWETALGEIELQVNKPNFRTWFAKTVGLKYDGSEFIIGVPNTFVAEYLEINQRSLIEKTLINITHSPVELGFQLVQSAQVQASAPQTAREKTVSPFNPRYTFESFIVGSCNRLAHAASLAAAQNPGKSYNPLYIYAAAGLGKTHLLQAIGHLANLNRRKALYVSGEQFTTDFISSIRNGQTEEFRARYRDVDLLLLDDVQFIGGKEQTEECLFHTFNDLHNSNRQIVISADSPPKSLPQLAERLRSRFEWGLTIEIEPPDEKTRFELLQLKAEQSGAELNMDTLEYLAQEVKHNIRELEGSLNRVLAYARLLRATITPDLAARALSDIGSRPIRENSPLRPGNIISAVSQVFQVPTTELLGAARDKDTALARQFAMFMLKQQNSASLVEIGQSLGGRSASTVSHACDKIQLELENSAFLRLKMSEVQNHLSQQRLP from the coding sequence TTGTCTATTCGGCCTGCACAAGAACTGTGGGAAACAGCCCTGGGGGAAATTGAACTTCAGGTAAACAAGCCCAATTTCCGCACCTGGTTTGCCAAAACTGTCGGCCTTAAGTACGATGGCAGTGAGTTTATTATAGGCGTTCCCAATACTTTTGTAGCCGAATATCTAGAGATCAATCAGCGTTCGCTGATTGAAAAAACCCTGATAAATATTACCCACAGCCCGGTTGAGCTGGGTTTCCAGCTTGTCCAGTCCGCTCAGGTACAGGCTAGCGCTCCCCAAACAGCCAGAGAGAAAACTGTTTCGCCCTTTAACCCCCGTTACACCTTTGAATCCTTTATAGTGGGCTCCTGCAACCGCCTGGCTCATGCCGCTTCGCTGGCCGCCGCCCAGAATCCCGGCAAGAGCTACAACCCGCTTTATATCTATGCGGCAGCCGGTTTAGGCAAGACCCATCTTTTACAGGCTATCGGCCATCTGGCAAACTTAAACCGCCGCAAGGCCCTGTATGTCAGCGGGGAACAGTTTACCACTGATTTTATATCATCTATCCGAAACGGCCAGACAGAAGAGTTCCGTGCCCGCTACCGGGATGTAGATTTATTGCTGCTGGATGATGTCCAGTTTATCGGCGGCAAGGAGCAGACCGAAGAATGCCTGTTCCATACCTTTAATGACCTGCATAACTCCAACCGCCAGATAGTTATTTCAGCGGATTCACCCCCAAAGTCACTGCCCCAGCTGGCCGAAAGATTGCGTTCCCGTTTTGAGTGGGGGCTGACTATTGAGATTGAACCGCCTGATGAAAAAACCCGCTTTGAGCTTTTACAGCTTAAAGCCGAGCAATCCGGTGCCGAACTTAATATGGATACCCTGGAGTATCTGGCACAGGAAGTAAAGCATAATATCCGTGAATTGGAAGGCAGCCTTAACCGGGTGCTGGCTTATGCCCGCCTGTTAAGGGCAACCATTACCCCTGATCTGGCCGCCAGAGCCCTTTCAGATATCGGCTCACGCCCGATCAGGGAAAACAGCCCTCTCCGTCCCGGTAATATAATTTCAGCCGTATCCCAGGTATTTCAAGTACCGACAACCGAACTTTTGGGTGCCGCCCGTGACAAAGATACGGCTCTGGCCCGTCAGTTTGCCATGTTTATGCTTAAGCAGCAGAATTCGGCCTCTCTGGTAGAAATAGGCCAGTCTTTGGGGGGAAGAAGCGCTTCCACCGTCAGCCACGCCTGCGATAAAATCCAGCTGGAGCTGGAAAACAGCGCTTTTCTTCGCCTGAAAATGTCTGAGGTTCAAAACCACCTTTCCCAGCAGCGTCTTCCTTGA
- the rpsT gene encoding 30S ribosomal protein S20 → MPNTKSAEKALRVADANRQENRRAKSQVKTSLTKVKKLVDAGSLTEAEAAAVSAQSTLDKAAEKGILHPKNAARRKSRLMKKLNQAAK, encoded by the coding sequence TTGCCTAACACAAAATCTGCGGAAAAAGCTTTGCGCGTAGCAGATGCCAACCGTCAGGAGAACCGCCGGGCCAAGAGCCAGGTAAAGACCAGCCTGACCAAGGTCAAGAAACTGGTTGACGCCGGTTCGCTAACCGAAGCTGAAGCCGCTGCTGTGTCCGCTCAGAGCACTTTAGATAAGGCTGCCGAAAAGGGCATTCTTCACCCCAAAAACGCCGCCCGCCGCAAAAGCCGCCTGATGAAAAAGCTCAACCAAGCCGCTAAATAA
- a CDS encoding cofactor-independent phosphoglycerate mutase produces MKYCVLITDGASGWGLKEQGGKTALELARTPNLDKMAKNGFMGQSANVPHGMEPSSACACMSLLGYDPEIYYKGRAAIEAVSMGVDVAPDEVVFRCNLVSVIDGKMASYSAGHISSEEAAELLEAVAKELGSERVKFYPGVNYRHLLKLKGMGDTAKALCTPPHDISDREVSPYLPQGEGSLILNQLISSSQQILKDHPLNLRRQSQGKLPANSIWLFWGSGPIPPMPSFKKAYGLDAVLNSGVDLLRGLGIMMNMKILELNGITDGLNNDFSGQMRGGLLALGDNDLAVIHVEAPDEAGHAGSLADKVKAIELIDELMVGQLLAYPGDIRVLVTPDHPTPLELKTHVAEPVPFLMWGKGFASNGVYRFTEKEAAKTGIIFEKGCNLMQTFLK; encoded by the coding sequence ATGAAATATTGCGTACTTATTACTGACGGTGCTTCCGGCTGGGGGCTTAAGGAACAGGGCGGCAAAACCGCACTGGAACTGGCTCGCACCCCCAATCTGGATAAAATGGCCAAAAACGGCTTTATGGGCCAAAGTGCCAATGTGCCGCATGGAATGGAGCCTTCGTCTGCCTGTGCCTGCATGTCCCTGCTGGGGTATGACCCCGAAATATATTATAAAGGGCGGGCGGCTATAGAGGCGGTCAGCATGGGGGTAGATGTTGCCCCTGACGAGGTTGTTTTCCGCTGTAATCTGGTGTCTGTAATAGACGGCAAAATGGCCAGTTACTCGGCCGGGCATATTTCCAGCGAAGAGGCTGCCGAACTGCTTGAGGCAGTAGCCAAAGAGCTTGGCAGTGAGCGGGTAAAGTTTTACCCCGGGGTAAATTACCGCCACCTGCTTAAACTAAAGGGCATGGGTGATACGGCCAAAGCGCTCTGCACCCCTCCCCACGATATTTCCGACCGTGAGGTATCCCCGTATTTGCCGCAGGGTGAGGGCAGCCTTATTTTAAACCAGCTTATCAGCTCCTCCCAGCAGATACTCAAAGACCACCCGCTAAACCTCCGCCGCCAGAGTCAGGGTAAACTGCCGGCTAATTCCATCTGGCTGTTTTGGGGCAGCGGCCCTATCCCGCCCATGCCCTCTTTCAAAAAGGCTTACGGGCTGGATGCAGTTTTAAATTCAGGTGTGGATTTGCTGCGGGGGCTGGGTATTATGATGAATATGAAAATACTGGAATTAAACGGCATAACAGACGGCCTTAACAATGATTTTTCCGGCCAGATGCGGGGCGGCCTTTTGGCACTTGGGGATAATGACCTGGCGGTAATCCATGTAGAAGCGCCGGATGAAGCCGGTCATGCCGGCAGCCTGGCAGATAAAGTAAAGGCAATAGAGCTTATAGATGAGCTTATGGTTGGCCAGCTTCTGGCTTATCCCGGAGATATACGGGTGCTGGTTACGCCGGACCACCCTACCCCGCTTGAACTTAAAACCCATGTGGCAGAGCCGGTACCCTTCCTGATGTGGGGCAAAGGTTTTGCCTCTAACGGTGTCTACCGCTTTACAGAGAAAGAAGCGGCTAAAACAGGTATAATATTTGAAAAGGGCTGCAATCTGATGCAGACTTTTCTCAAGTAG
- the fmt gene encoding methionyl-tRNA formyltransferase — MAVMNELRIVFMGSPEFALTPLKMLLVEGYDICGVYTQPDRPAGRGRELCPPPVKALALEHGLAVYQPQSLKKPEEQAVLSELKPDVIVVAAYGLILPQTVLDIPAYGVLNIHPSLLPRYRGATPVAATLLGGDEWAGVSLMKLEAGLDTGPVYSRAAIPVRPEDTTPLLADKLAFIGGCLLLELLSRIPSLPQPELQDNAKATYFGMVTKEMGQVNWQTPAAEIERRVRAFFPWPGVFTLYNQKTLKILEASPQNLGLGLQSSQVRVYEGDRIMVGSASGELEIIRLQLEGKAACSAADFLRGQRHFDGAYLGV; from the coding sequence ATGGCGGTGATGAATGAACTCAGGATTGTTTTTATGGGCAGCCCCGAATTTGCCCTTACTCCGCTTAAGATGCTCCTTGTCGAAGGATATGATATCTGCGGGGTTTATACCCAGCCTGACCGTCCGGCCGGGCGGGGGCGTGAGCTTTGTCCTCCCCCGGTAAAGGCACTGGCACTGGAACACGGACTGGCGGTTTACCAGCCCCAAAGCCTTAAGAAACCTGAAGAGCAGGCAGTCTTAAGTGAGCTTAAGCCGGATGTAATAGTAGTGGCGGCTTATGGCCTTATCTTGCCCCAGACGGTGCTGGATATACCCGCATACGGGGTCTTAAATATCCACCCCTCCCTGCTGCCCCGTTACCGAGGGGCAACCCCGGTGGCCGCAACTCTGCTGGGGGGTGACGAATGGGCCGGCGTTTCCCTGATGAAACTGGAAGCCGGGCTGGATACCGGGCCGGTTTATTCCCGGGCTGCGATACCTGTCCGCCCGGAAGATACCACACCGCTTTTGGCTGACAAACTGGCCTTTATCGGCGGCTGTCTGCTTTTAGAGTTATTAAGCCGGATTCCCTCTTTGCCCCAGCCGGAGCTTCAGGATAATGCAAAGGCCACTTATTTCGGTATGGTCACTAAGGAAATGGGGCAGGTAAACTGGCAGACTCCGGCAGCGGAAATTGAACGGCGGGTAAGGGCTTTTTTCCCCTGGCCGGGTGTTTTTACTTTATATAATCAAAAGACCCTGAAAATACTGGAAGCAAGCCCCCAAAATCTGGGTTTGGGCTTACAGTCGTCTCAGGTCAGGGTTTATGAAGGTGACAGAATAATGGTCGGCTCAGCTTCGGGAGAGCTTGAGATAATCCGGCTTCAGCTGGAGGGCAAAGCCGCCTGCTCTGCGGCAGATTTCCTGCGCGGTCAGCGCCACTTTGACGGGGCTTATCTGGGGGTTTAG
- the mazG gene encoding nucleoside triphosphate pyrophosphohydrolase has translation MKQPQDLRSFESLQEILHMLRSPEGCPWDRAQTHKSMRDSLLEETYEVLESLDAEDTGRFCGELGDLLLQIVFHAEIGAEAKEFNMGDVIEAINTKLIRRHPHVFSQSKFTSPAEVLHNWEEIKKTERGHDKPMLSGVPKQLPALSYSQEIQGRVARVGFDWKEDEGVLEKLGEEIAEYGSAPTLSEKEKEFGDILFTLANYARRQGIDLESALRGANKRFYSRFEHMEELCRNMGKDISKLSFTEQNELWQAAKKKENGEKAD, from the coding sequence ATGAAACAGCCGCAAGACCTGCGCAGTTTTGAAAGTTTGCAGGAGATTCTGCATATGCTTCGCAGTCCGGAGGGGTGTCCCTGGGACAGGGCGCAGACCCATAAATCCATGCGGGACAGCCTGCTTGAAGAAACCTATGAAGTGCTGGAATCCTTGGACGCAGAAGACACGGGGCGTTTTTGCGGTGAGCTGGGTGATTTGCTCCTCCAGATAGTTTTCCATGCTGAAATCGGCGCTGAAGCCAAAGAGTTTAACATGGGTGACGTGATAGAGGCTATAAATACCAAGCTTATCCGCCGCCATCCCCATGTATTCAGTCAGTCTAAATTTACGTCTCCGGCTGAAGTTCTGCATAACTGGGAGGAGATTAAAAAGACTGAACGCGGTCATGACAAGCCCATGCTTTCCGGTGTACCCAAACAGCTGCCGGCTCTGAGTTACAGTCAGGAAATACAGGGACGGGTGGCCAGAGTGGGTTTTGACTGGAAAGAAGACGAAGGGGTGCTGGAAAAGCTGGGAGAAGAAATAGCCGAATACGGCTCTGCCCCTACCCTTTCTGAAAAAGAAAAGGAATTCGGGGATATACTCTTTACCCTGGCCAATTATGCCCGCAGACAGGGTATAGATTTGGAGTCTGCCCTCAGGGGGGCGAATAAACGTTTTTACAGCCGCTTTGAACACATGGAAGAACTTTGCCGGAACATGGGCAAAGATATATCTAAACTGAGCTTTACCGAGCAGAATGAACTCTGGCAGGCGGCTAAAAAGAAAGAAAACGGGGAAAAAGCAGATTAG
- a CDS encoding aldolase — translation MNRQIPPETLNWFIQAGKLLFSRGLVSSHSGNLSQRQQDELYITRTGSSLPLFAETDLILTGIDYDDQFTPLASSELPVHRAIYRRTSAKAIVHAHPPYAAALSLLEAEIIPDCGEGLYCMGAIPVIGFGERVHPGGMAEEAAQALENRKIIVVAGHGSFAIGETIEEALKYTFALEEMCQVTYLARQLKRAC, via the coding sequence TTGAATAGACAAATACCCCCTGAAACCCTGAACTGGTTTATACAGGCCGGAAAACTGCTTTTCAGCAGGGGGCTGGTTTCTTCGCACTCCGGCAACCTTAGCCAGAGACAGCAGGACGAGCTTTACATAACCAGAACAGGCAGTTCGCTGCCCCTCTTTGCCGAAACAGACCTGATACTTACAGGTATAGATTATGATGACCAGTTTACCCCACTTGCTTCAAGTGAACTGCCGGTACACCGGGCTATTTACCGCCGCACTTCCGCCAAAGCCATAGTCCATGCCCACCCGCCGTATGCGGCCGCCCTTTCCCTGCTTGAGGCGGAAATAATACCGGACTGCGGTGAGGGACTTTATTGTATGGGGGCTATACCGGTTATCGGTTTCGGGGAGAGGGTTCACCCCGGCGGTATGGCGGAAGAAGCAGCCCAGGCACTTGAAAATCGCAAGATTATAGTAGTAGCCGGGCATGGCAGCTTTGCCATAGGGGAAACTATTGAAGAAGCCCTGAAATACACCTTTGCTTTGGAAGAAATGTGCCAGGTGACTTATTTAGCCCGCCAGCTGAAGCGGGCTTGCTAA